In a genomic window of Sphingomonas koreensis:
- a CDS encoding ABC transporter ATP-binding protein, whose amino-acid sequence MMIKADAAIDAREVSKSYTVGQVRTQILFGVSVSVMPGELTLVVGPSGCGKSTLLAILSGLTLPDQGEVDALGNPICRMKAGARDAFRLANTGFVFQGFNLFNALTAEEQVAYVLQCMKVKPAEARQRARAALEAVGLGPRMRLRPFELSGGEKQRVAIARALAKQPRILFADEPTSALDSHNGHAVIALLRDIAHNQGAAVLCVTHDPRLLSFADRIIHMEDGRIIRDERPDPTSAVQRETH is encoded by the coding sequence ATGATGATCAAGGCCGATGCGGCAATCGACGCCCGCGAAGTCAGCAAATCCTACACGGTGGGCCAGGTCCGCACTCAGATTCTGTTCGGCGTCAGCGTATCGGTGATGCCCGGCGAGTTGACGCTGGTGGTAGGCCCCTCGGGCTGCGGCAAAAGTACGCTCCTCGCCATTCTTTCCGGGCTGACGCTTCCCGACCAAGGTGAAGTCGACGCACTCGGCAACCCGATCTGCCGGATGAAAGCCGGTGCGCGTGATGCCTTTCGTCTGGCGAATACCGGCTTCGTCTTCCAGGGCTTCAACCTGTTCAACGCGCTCACCGCCGAAGAACAGGTCGCCTATGTGCTCCAGTGCATGAAGGTGAAGCCCGCTGAGGCAAGGCAGCGCGCCCGCGCTGCGCTCGAGGCGGTCGGGCTCGGCCCGCGGATGCGATTGCGGCCGTTCGAGCTGTCGGGCGGCGAGAAACAGCGCGTCGCGATCGCGCGCGCGCTGGCGAAGCAGCCCCGCATCCTGTTCGCCGACGAGCCGACCAGTGCGCTCGATTCGCACAATGGCCATGCCGTCATCGCCCTGCTGCGCGACATCGCCCACAATCAGGGCGCTGCCGTCCTGTGCGTCACCCACGACCCCCGGCTGCTCAGCTTCGCCGATCGCATCATCCACATGGAGGATGGCCGGATCATCCGCGACGAGCGCCCCGATCCCACATCCGCCGTTCAACGCGAGACCCATTGA
- a CDS encoding efflux RND transporter periplasmic adaptor subunit, producing MSNRSIVPSFGLMFLSAALLSGCGDPAELPAATATQRDFVAIAKGKIDVEGGVIRLAAQREGLIQAVFVEEGDRVKKGQVLAQIDTRQAELGVAQARADLGEAQARHGIAAARLQAAEREAKRLADLAATKAVPVQDADKARDEARVQRGELATAAAAIAVAREKLKRELFEIEARRIRAPLDGRIVRRSAKPGDGASTFNVTELFLLAPESDRIVRAELDEQFVSNVRPGQRARILLDYDGKQAFAGQVLRLGEVFGARKLANDDPNERQDMRVIEMVVSVRDSQALRIGQRVQVQVLK from the coding sequence ATGTCCAACCGCTCCATCGTGCCGAGCTTCGGCCTCATGTTCCTTTCCGCTGCCTTGTTGAGCGGTTGCGGGGATCCGGCCGAGCTTCCCGCCGCCACTGCGACTCAGCGCGACTTCGTCGCGATCGCCAAGGGCAAGATCGACGTCGAAGGCGGGGTGATCCGCCTCGCCGCCCAGCGCGAAGGCCTGATCCAGGCCGTGTTCGTCGAGGAAGGCGATCGCGTAAAGAAGGGGCAAGTGCTCGCCCAGATCGATACCCGTCAGGCCGAGTTGGGCGTGGCACAGGCACGTGCCGACTTAGGCGAGGCGCAGGCCCGGCACGGCATCGCAGCGGCGCGGCTGCAAGCCGCCGAGCGCGAGGCCAAGCGCCTCGCCGACCTGGCCGCGACCAAGGCGGTTCCGGTGCAGGACGCCGACAAGGCGCGTGACGAGGCACGCGTCCAGCGCGGCGAACTGGCCACGGCCGCGGCCGCAATCGCGGTGGCGCGGGAGAAGCTCAAGCGCGAACTGTTCGAGATCGAAGCACGCCGGATCCGAGCGCCGCTTGACGGCCGCATCGTCCGCCGCTCGGCGAAGCCCGGCGACGGCGCCTCCACCTTCAACGTGACCGAATTGTTCTTGCTCGCCCCCGAAAGCGACCGCATCGTCCGCGCCGAGCTCGACGAACAGTTCGTCAGCAACGTCCGCCCCGGCCAGCGGGCGCGGATCCTGCTGGACTATGACGGCAAGCAGGCCTTTGCCGGCCAGGTCTTGCGGCTGGGCGAAGTGTTCGGTGCGCGCAAGCTCGCCAATGACGATCCCAACGAACGCCAGGATATGCGAGTGATCGAAATGGTCGTCAGCGTCCGCGACAGCCAGGCGCTTCGCATCGGGCAGCGTGTCCAGGTCCAGGTGCTCAAATGA